One segment of Homo sapiens chromosome 19 genomic patch of type NOVEL, GRCh38.p14 PATCHES HSCHR19KIR_HG2393_CTG3_1 DNA contains the following:
- the KIR3DL2 gene encoding killer cell immunoglobulin-like receptor 3DL2 isoform 1 precursor (isoform 1 precursor is encoded by transcript variant 1; The RefSeq protein has 1 substitution compared to this genomic sequence) — MSLTVVSMACVGFFLLQGAWPLMGGQDKPFLSARPSTVVPRGGHVALQCHYRRGFNNFMLYKEDRSHVPIFHGRIFQESFIMGPVTPAHAGTYRCRGSRPHSLTGWSAPSNPLVIMVTGNHRKPSLLAHPGPLLKSGETVILQCWSDVMFEHFFLHREGISEDPSRLVGQIHDGVSKANFSIGPLMPVLAGTYRCYGSVPHSPYQLSAPSDPLDIVITGLYEKPSLSAQPGPTVQAGENVTLSCSSWSSYDIYHLSREGEAHERRLRAVPKVNRTFQADFPLGPATHGGTYRCFGSFRALPCVWSNSSDPLLVSVTGNPSSSWPSPTEPSSKSGICRHLHVLIGTSVVIFLFILLLFFLLYRWCSNKKNAAVMDQEPAGDRTVNRQDSDEQDPQEVTYAQLDHCVFIQRKISRPSQRPKTPLTDTSVYTELPNAEPRSKVVSCPRAPQSGLEGVF; from the exons ATGTCGCTCACTGTCGTCAGCATGGCGTGCGTTG GGTTCTTCTTGCTGCAGGGGGCCTGGCCACTCATGG GTGGTCAGGACAAACCCTTCCTGTCTGCCCGGCCCAGCACTGTGGTGCCTCGAGGAGGACACGTGGCTCTTCAGTGTCACTATCGTCGTGGGTTTAACAATTTCATGCTGTACAAAGAAGACAGAAGCCACGTTCCCATCTTCCACGGCAGAATATTCCAGGAGAGCTTCATCATGGGCCCTGTGACCCCAGCACATGCAGGGACCTACAGATGTCGGGGTTCACGCCCACACTCCCTCACTGGGTGGTCGACACCCAGCAACCCCCTGGTGATCATGGTCACAG GAAACCACAGAAAACCTTCCctcctggcccacccagggcccCTGCTGAAATCAGGAGAGACAGTCATCCTGCAATGTTGGTCAGATGTCATGTTTGAGCACTTCTTTCTGCACAGAGAGGGGATCTCTGAGGACCCCTCACGCCTCGTTGGACAGATCCATGATGGGGTCTCCAAGGCCAACTTCTCCATCGGTCCCTTGATGCCTGTCCTTGCAGGAACCTACAGATGTTATGGTTCTGTTCCTCACTCCCCCTATCAGTTGTCAGCTCCCAGTGACCCCCTGGACATCGTGATCACAG GTCTATATGAGAAACCTTCTCTCTCAGCCCAGCCGGGCCCCACGGTTCAGGCAGGAGAGAACGTGACCTTGTCCTGTAGCTCCTGGAGCTCCTATGACATCTACCATCTGTCCAGGGAAGGGGAGGCCCATGAACGTAGGCTCCGTGCAGTGCCCAAGGTCAacagaacattccaggcagactTTCCTCTGGGCCCTGCCACCCACGGAGGGACCTACAGATGCTTCGGCTCTTTCCGTGCCCTGCCCTGCGTGTGGTCAAACTCAAGTGACCCACTGCTTGTTTCTGTCACAG GAAACCCTTCAAGTAGTTGGCCTTCACCCACAGAACCAAGCTCCAAATCTG GTATCTGCAGACACCTGCATGTTCTGATTGGGACCTCAGTGGTCAtcttcctcttcatcctcctcctcttctttctcctttatcgCTGGTGCTCCAACAAAAAGA ATGCTGCTGTAATGGACCAAGAGCCTGCGGGGGACAGAACAGTGAATAGGCAG GACTCTGATGAACAAGACCCTCAGGAGGTGACGTACGCACAGTTGGATCACTGCGTTTTCATACAGAGAAAAATCAGTCGCCCTTCTCAGAGGCCCAAGACACCCCTAACAGATACCAGCGTGTACACGGAACTTCCAAATGCTGAGCCCAGATCCAAAGTTGTCTCCTGCCCACGAGCACCACAGTCAGGTCTTGAGGGGGTTTTCTAG
- the KIR3DL2 gene encoding killer cell immunoglobulin-like receptor 3DL2 isoform 2 precursor (isoform 2 precursor is encoded by transcript variant 2; The RefSeq protein has 1 substitution compared to this genomic sequence) produces MSLTVVSMACVGFFLLQGAWPLMGGQDKPFLSARPSTVVPRGGHVALQCHYRRGFNNFMLYKEDRSHVPIFHGRIFQESFIMGPVTPAHAGTYRCRGSRPHSLTGWSAPSNPLVIMVTGNHRKPSLLAHPGPLLKSGETVILQCWSDVMFEHFFLHREGISEDPSRLVGQIHDGVSKANFSIGPLMPVLAGTYRCYGSVPHSPYQLSAPSDPLDIVITGLYEKPSLSAQPGPTVQAGENVTLSCSSWSSYDIYHLSREGEAHERRLRAVPKVNRTFQADFPLGPATHGGTYRCFGSFRALPCVWSNSSDPLLVSVTGICRHLHVLIGTSVVIFLFILLLFFLLYRWCSNKKNAAVMDQEPAGDRTVNRQDSDEQDPQEVTYAQLDHCVFIQRKISRPSQRPKTPLTDTSVYTELPNAEPRSKVVSCPRAPQSGLEGVF; encoded by the exons ATGTCGCTCACTGTCGTCAGCATGGCGTGCGTTG GGTTCTTCTTGCTGCAGGGGGCCTGGCCACTCATGG GTGGTCAGGACAAACCCTTCCTGTCTGCCCGGCCCAGCACTGTGGTGCCTCGAGGAGGACACGTGGCTCTTCAGTGTCACTATCGTCGTGGGTTTAACAATTTCATGCTGTACAAAGAAGACAGAAGCCACGTTCCCATCTTCCACGGCAGAATATTCCAGGAGAGCTTCATCATGGGCCCTGTGACCCCAGCACATGCAGGGACCTACAGATGTCGGGGTTCACGCCCACACTCCCTCACTGGGTGGTCGACACCCAGCAACCCCCTGGTGATCATGGTCACAG GAAACCACAGAAAACCTTCCctcctggcccacccagggcccCTGCTGAAATCAGGAGAGACAGTCATCCTGCAATGTTGGTCAGATGTCATGTTTGAGCACTTCTTTCTGCACAGAGAGGGGATCTCTGAGGACCCCTCACGCCTCGTTGGACAGATCCATGATGGGGTCTCCAAGGCCAACTTCTCCATCGGTCCCTTGATGCCTGTCCTTGCAGGAACCTACAGATGTTATGGTTCTGTTCCTCACTCCCCCTATCAGTTGTCAGCTCCCAGTGACCCCCTGGACATCGTGATCACAG GTCTATATGAGAAACCTTCTCTCTCAGCCCAGCCGGGCCCCACGGTTCAGGCAGGAGAGAACGTGACCTTGTCCTGTAGCTCCTGGAGCTCCTATGACATCTACCATCTGTCCAGGGAAGGGGAGGCCCATGAACGTAGGCTCCGTGCAGTGCCCAAGGTCAacagaacattccaggcagactTTCCTCTGGGCCCTGCCACCCACGGAGGGACCTACAGATGCTTCGGCTCTTTCCGTGCCCTGCCCTGCGTGTGGTCAAACTCAAGTGACCCACTGCTTGTTTCTGTCACAG GTATCTGCAGACACCTGCATGTTCTGATTGGGACCTCAGTGGTCAtcttcctcttcatcctcctcctcttctttctcctttatcgCTGGTGCTCCAACAAAAAGA ATGCTGCTGTAATGGACCAAGAGCCTGCGGGGGACAGAACAGTGAATAGGCAG GACTCTGATGAACAAGACCCTCAGGAGGTGACGTACGCACAGTTGGATCACTGCGTTTTCATACAGAGAAAAATCAGTCGCCCTTCTCAGAGGCCCAAGACACCCCTAACAGATACCAGCGTGTACACGGAACTTCCAAATGCTGAGCCCAGATCCAAAGTTGTCTCCTGCCCACGAGCACCACAGTCAGGTCTTGAGGGGGTTTTCTAG
- the KIR3DL2 gene encoding killer cell immunoglobulin-like receptor 3DL2 isoform X1, with amino-acid sequence MSLTVVSMACVGFFLLQGAWPLMGGQDKPFLSARPSTVVPRGGHVALQCHYRRGFNNFMLYKEDRSHVPIFHGRIFQESFIMGPVTPAHAGTYRCRGSRPHSLTGWSTPSNPLVIMVTGNHRKPSLLAHPGPLLKSGETVILQCWSDVMFEHFFLHREGISEDPSRLVGQIHDGVSKANFSIGPLMPVLAGTYRCYGSVPHSPYQLSAPSDPLDIVITGLYEKPSLSAQPGPTVQAGENVTLSCSSWSSYDIYHLSREGEAHERRLRAVPKVNRTFQADFPLGPATHGGTYRCFGSFRALPCVWSNSSDPLLVSVTDAAVMDQEPAGDRTVNRQDSDEQDPQEVTYAQLDHCVFIQRKISRPSQRPKTPLTDTSVYTELPNAEPRSKVVSCPRAPQSGLEGVF; translated from the exons ATGTCGCTCACTGTCGTCAGCATGGCGTGCGTTG GGTTCTTCTTGCTGCAGGGGGCCTGGCCACTCATGG GTGGTCAGGACAAACCCTTCCTGTCTGCCCGGCCCAGCACTGTGGTGCCTCGAGGAGGACACGTGGCTCTTCAGTGTCACTATCGTCGTGGGTTTAACAATTTCATGCTGTACAAAGAAGACAGAAGCCACGTTCCCATCTTCCACGGCAGAATATTCCAGGAGAGCTTCATCATGGGCCCTGTGACCCCAGCACATGCAGGGACCTACAGATGTCGGGGTTCACGCCCACACTCCCTCACTGGGTGGTCGACACCCAGCAACCCCCTGGTGATCATGGTCACAG GAAACCACAGAAAACCTTCCctcctggcccacccagggcccCTGCTGAAATCAGGAGAGACAGTCATCCTGCAATGTTGGTCAGATGTCATGTTTGAGCACTTCTTTCTGCACAGAGAGGGGATCTCTGAGGACCCCTCACGCCTCGTTGGACAGATCCATGATGGGGTCTCCAAGGCCAACTTCTCCATCGGTCCCTTGATGCCTGTCCTTGCAGGAACCTACAGATGTTATGGTTCTGTTCCTCACTCCCCCTATCAGTTGTCAGCTCCCAGTGACCCCCTGGACATCGTGATCACAG GTCTATATGAGAAACCTTCTCTCTCAGCCCAGCCGGGCCCCACGGTTCAGGCAGGAGAGAACGTGACCTTGTCCTGTAGCTCCTGGAGCTCCTATGACATCTACCATCTGTCCAGGGAAGGGGAGGCCCATGAACGTAGGCTCCGTGCAGTGCCCAAGGTCAacagaacattccaggcagactTTCCTCTGGGCCCTGCCACCCACGGAGGGACCTACAGATGCTTCGGCTCTTTCCGTGCCCTGCCCTGCGTGTGGTCAAACTCAAGTGACCCACTGCTTGTTTCTGTCACAG ATGCTGCTGTAATGGACCAAGAGCCTGCGGGGGACAGAACAGTGAATAGGCAG GACTCTGATGAACAAGACCCTCAGGAGGTGACGTACGCACAGTTGGATCACTGCGTTTTCATACAGAGAAAAATCAGTCGCCCTTCTCAGAGGCCCAAGACACCCCTAACAGATACCAGCGTGTACACGGAACTTCCAAATGCTGAGCCCAGATCCAAAGTTGTCTCCTGCCCACGAGCACCACAGTCAGGTCTTGAGGGGGTTTTCTAG